In Woeseia oceani, one DNA window encodes the following:
- the bla gene encoding subclass B3 metallo-beta-lactamase yields the protein MHKWTIGCRIFWLSVLCLVSLSATAQDYPPAWDKPFPAHRVVANLYSVGTYDLSSFLLTSDDGHILINTGMAGSTALIRDNIEALGFRLTDVKRLLTNQAHFDHVSAMAEIKELSGAQLWATAPDAKLLQDGGFSDPLFGGSETFRPVSVEHIISDGDVIALGETRLTVHEHPGHTAGSTSYSLRVHENGRDYRVLIANMGSINPGTKFHEDETYPGIRDDYAKTFKSQKALDVDIWVAAHASQYGLHDKYKPGQPYDADTFVDPEGFFALVAKLEQRFLTALDEEKQAAQIESEQKH from the coding sequence ATGCACAAATGGACTATCGGTTGCCGGATTTTTTGGCTTAGCGTGCTCTGCCTCGTGAGCCTCTCCGCAACAGCCCAGGATTACCCGCCGGCATGGGACAAGCCTTTCCCCGCACACCGGGTTGTCGCGAATCTCTATTCGGTGGGCACGTACGATCTCAGCTCATTCCTGCTGACGTCGGATGATGGCCATATCCTGATCAACACCGGCATGGCAGGTTCCACCGCATTGATACGCGACAATATTGAGGCGCTTGGCTTCCGACTCACCGACGTCAAAAGGTTGCTAACCAACCAGGCGCACTTCGATCACGTCAGTGCGATGGCCGAGATCAAAGAGCTTAGTGGGGCGCAACTCTGGGCGACAGCGCCGGATGCAAAATTACTGCAAGACGGGGGATTCAGCGATCCGTTGTTCGGCGGCAGCGAAACGTTCCGACCGGTCAGCGTGGAGCACATCATCAGTGACGGTGATGTCATTGCCTTGGGCGAAACCAGACTCACGGTGCACGAACATCCCGGCCATACCGCGGGCAGTACAAGCTACTCGCTGCGGGTGCATGAAAACGGACGGGACTACAGGGTACTGATTGCCAACATGGGCAGCATCAACCCCGGCACAAAATTCCACGAAGACGAGACATACCCCGGCATTCGGGACGACTACGCCAAGACCTTCAAATCACAAAAGGCACTGGACGTCGATATCTGGGTTGCCGCGCACGCCAGTCAATACGGTCTGCATGACAAATACAAACCCGGCCAACCGTACGATGCGGACACATTCGTTGATCCGGAGGGGTTCTTTGCGTTAGTCGCAAAACTGGAGCAACGCTTCCTCACGGCATTGGATGAGGAAAAACAAGCCGCGCAGATTGAATCAGAACAGAAGCATTAG
- a CDS encoding PEP-CTERM sorting domain-containing protein, translating to MKNRTGRIVALGMLATFFTSLSHAELIDRGGGLIYDDVLDVTWLQDASYSGTSTGIDRRTQSDAAQWVDDLVYYDSVRDQYISDWRLPSTFNDPSSWGFDETGMSSELAFMYYVNLGYAANSSLSPSDPAPTSINYNPFQNLTYRGYWSGTLTDNPNRPDQVWSFHFHFGYQTFGGGEGDKMRIWAVRDGDVAVPEPGTLALLGLGLAGLGFSRRKKV from the coding sequence ATGAAGAACAGGACAGGACGAATCGTCGCGCTGGGAATGCTTGCGACCTTTTTCACCTCACTGAGTCACGCCGAACTGATTGATCGCGGTGGCGGCCTGATCTATGACGACGTCCTCGACGTCACGTGGTTGCAGGACGCTTCGTATTCCGGCACCAGCACAGGCATTGATCGCCGAACACAGAGCGACGCTGCCCAGTGGGTGGACGATCTGGTCTATTACGATTCCGTCCGTGACCAATACATCAGCGACTGGCGCCTGCCCTCAACGTTCAACGACCCCTCATCCTGGGGCTTTGACGAAACGGGCATGAGCAGCGAGCTGGCGTTCATGTACTACGTCAACCTCGGTTATGCGGCCAACTCCAGCCTCAGCCCTTCGGACCCCGCGCCGACGTCAATCAACTACAACCCGTTCCAGAATCTGACCTACCGTGGTTACTGGTCCGGCACCTTGACCGATAACCCGAATCGCCCCGATCAGGTCTGGTCTTTCCACTTCCATTTCGGCTACCAGACTTTTGGTGGTGGTGAAGGCGACAAGATGCGCATCTGGGCGGTACGCGACGGTGACGTTGCCGTACCGGAACCCGGCACGCTGGCTCTGCTCGGCCTTGGCCTTGCCGGACTGGGCTTTTCACGACGCAAGAAAGTCTGA
- a CDS encoding YHYH domain-containing protein, with product MSKLLLSVILSSTLIAAQLGKVAAHPGGTNVDGCHTNRRTGDYHCHTPKSPRPGRQNYCHVLNGKARCGYARASCDDLVDQFGGACRPE from the coding sequence GTGTCGAAGCTCCTGCTGTCGGTAATACTCTCGAGTACTTTGATAGCCGCGCAACTTGGCAAGGTTGCCGCTCATCCCGGTGGTACAAACGTGGACGGCTGCCACACCAATCGCAGGACTGGCGATTACCACTGTCATACGCCCAAGTCACCGCGACCCGGGCGACAAAACTACTGTCACGTACTTAACGGGAAAGCCCGTTGCGGGTACGCGAGAGCTTCCTGCGATGATCTGGTCGATCAATTTGGCGGGGCTTGTCGGCCTGAATAA